The region GTTCGTGAGGAAAAAATACATCACGAGAATGCCAGCTGTCCACGCGAGCTTCCGGCGGAACGGGACGTGTCCCTCCGGACGCGCGACTGCGGGCATTCGCGTCAGCACCGGTTCGGCGGCCTCCTTCCATCCCATGTTACTCTTCCGAGCCTTCCTCGTCGGTGTTGTTATCTTCTTCGACTTCGTCCTCGGCGGCTTTTTCGGCGCGTTCGGAGAGCTCAGCGCTTCCGTCGGCCGATTCGATGAGTTCGACCGCACCGGCGGTGAACGCGTCGGCGACGACGTGCAGCTCCTGTCGGACCTGTCCGCCGCCGAGCACTTTCACCACGTCCGCCTCGTAGCCGTCCTCGGCCACGTCGCGGGCGTCGATATGGTACGCGTCGCCGTCTTGCTCCGCGACGCCGTCGGCCGCGAGCAGTGCGGCGTCCTCGTCCAGCTTCTGGACCTTCACTTCGACGACGGTGTCTTGGGCGTCTTCCGGGCGCTTGAAGCCGTGTTTCCCGAGCGGTTCGTAGTTGTGGAACTCGTGTTTGGCGCGTCCCGCGCGGCCGCGGCCGCCGCGGTGACCGGCACCGCGCCGGTTCTTGTGCGTGCCGCCGCCGTGGGTGCGAGACCCGCGCTGGCGTCGTTTCTTGGACGTCATCGCATATCCTCCAGCAGTTCGTTTATCTGCTCTGTGGTGTGCTTTCCGAGTTGGCCACCCTCCTTGGTGACGTGCTTCTGGCCTCGGTGGCCGCCGCGCGGCGGGTGAAGCCGGAGCACCGGCGAGACTCCCTGCTCGCGGAGCGTCGTCTCCTCGTCGACGAGCGCCTGCGCGAGCGCCGAGAGGTCGTCGTAGTCGGTGTTCTCGGAGACCCACTCGTCGTCCACGTCGGCGGAGCCCTCCTCGGGCTCGGCGCGCTTTCGCAGCACGGTCTCGACCGCGTCCACGGTGGGTTCACCGTGGGCGACGTAGTCGTTGACCTTCGTTATCATGCCGCGGTACGTCTCCGTCTCCGGAACGAACGTACAGTGGTTGACGCTGTGGACGTTCAGCATCTTCAGCGTGTCGCGGACGGCGTCGCTCATGTTGACGTCGCCGCGGAGTTGGACGATAGCCTGCATTATTCGTCCGCCTCCTGCTGAACTCGTCGCGCACGACGGGGCACTCGGGACTGCGACGCGTTCTGCAGCGCGTTGTACGTCGCCTTCGCGAGGTTGACCGTCGTACGGGTGTTTCCGTTCGAACGGGTCCAGGCGTCCTGCACGCCGGCCAGTTCGAGGATGTTGCGGACCGTCTCGGCGGCCGCGAGGCCGAGACCCTGCGGAGCGGGCATGATCTCGACCGTCACGGAGCCGGCCTTACCGGTGGCCTTCCGCGTGAGCGAGTTCACGCCGCCCGCGGAGTCTTCCCACGACCCCGACCCGCGGTCGACTTTGATCATGTTGAGCTTCGCCACGCCGATGGCCTTCTGGATGGCCGATCCGACCTGGTCGTCTCGCGCCTCGGCGTAGCCGAGGTAGCCGTCGCGGTTACCGACTGCGACGACGCAGCGGAACTTCACGCGCCGACCGGAGTCGGTCATGCGCTGGACCATGTTGATGTCGAGCACCTCGTCGTCCAGTCCGGGGAGGAGCTGGTCGACGATCTCGGACTCCTTGAGCGGGAGTCCCGTCTCGAGCGCTTGGTCCATGGACGTGACGTCTCCGTTCTGTACCATGCGGCCGAGCCGCGTGCGCGGCTCCCAGCCGTTGTCGTTACGTTGGCTCATTCGTCCTCCTGTAGTCGCGCGAGCACCTCGTCGAAGTGCTCGGGCAGTTCTGTGGCGTCGAAGTCCCCGCTGTAGAGCGGTTCGTCGAGCTGTTCTGCGTACTCGGCGATGTGTTCGCCGCGGTTACGCGACCAGTCGGCGAGAACCGCTTCGTTGTGGGGGATTTCGAGCCCCGCGTCGATTGCACCTTCCTGTACTGCGAATACCTTGTTGCCGGGGGTAGCCGTGTTGAGGCCGATGTCGAGGACCGCTTCCTCGAGACCGGCGTCTCGCGCCCGCAGGCCCGCGAGGTACCCCGTGAGGTACGCGCTGGGGATGTTGCCCGTGGGGGCTTCCCAGCCGTACTCTTCGAGGTCCTCGGAGCTCGCGGCCGCGTGCGTCGTGTCGCCGTCCGGACCGGGCGAGATCAGCTGCGCCCTGACGTGCTTGTTGCTCACGCGAGCAACGAGGCGTGGCTTGCCCGATTTCAGCAGGCGCAACCTCTGGTGGTAGTCCGTCCGAACTTCGCGGCGGCGACGCATCGGCACCTTGTAGCGTGGTCCTGTCGCCATTGTTAGATCTCCACGTCGTAGTTGTTCCGAATGTACGCTTCGAGTCGGTCGACGCTGTCGAACTCGCCACCGGACGCCTTGTTGTACAGCGTGCGGTACTGCGTCGGCGTCAGCGGTCCGTCGTCCCGAAGCTCCTTCAGGCGACGGCGCTGGGCGCGGATTCGACTGACCCACTCGTCTTTCCTGTTCTTCCGGCCGCCGGACTTCCCTTTGCGGGAGCCGGGGCCCTTGCGGTGACCGTAGGCGCGCTTCTCCGCGCGCTCGCGGGCACGACCCTTGGAGTTACCCTTCGCGTCTTCGACGCGAATCGTGCCTTGATCGACGAGCTCGCGGATGTCCTCGCGCGTGATGGCCTCCGCTATCTCTGCCTGTTCCTCGGGGTCGAACCAGATGCGGCTCTTACCGACGTCCAAGACGTCGGCAGCCATCCGGCGCTGTGCCTTCAGATCGGTCATTCCTCACTCACCTCGACTTCGACGTAGGTGGGGTTGAGGACGCGAATCTCGCGTTCCTCGGCCTCCTCCTCGATACGCTCGCGCTTGCGAGCGCCGACGCCGGAGGCGATGCGGACGGCCTCGGTGGCCGGGTCGACGCCTTCGAGGTCGTCCGTGTTGTGCACGTGGACCTCCTCGAAACCGGAGGGGTGCAGGTCGCGGGCGGCCTTCGGCGAGCGGAACCCCGCCTCGACCTTCGGACCCTTGCCCTTGATTCCGCGGCGCTGCTTCGAGAGGCCGCCGCGGGGCTTCCGCCACGACTCGGGCGTCCGCTTCTTCTTGTGGTAGTCCTGTCGCCGGAAGGCGGGCTTGCCCTCGCGGTGCTTCTGTGCGAGCGCGGCCGCCTTCTCGTCGTCGAGTTCGGGCGTCTTGTCGGCGTGGCCGCGGGGACGGAGTTCCGTCTCGACGTCCTCCTCGGCTTCGGCCTCCTCCTCGCCTTCGTCTTCGACTTCGGCTTCGGTCTCTTCTTGGACTTCGAGTCCGCCGACGTCGGCCTTGATACGGGCCGCGAGGGCGTTACCGACGCCCTCGACGTCGGCGAGTTCCGACTGACTCGCAGCCTTCACGTCTTCGATCGTTTCGTAGCCGGCTTCGCGGAGCGCCTCGGCCTTCGAGGGCCCGACGCCGCTTATGTCTTCGAGTTCCTGAATTTCGTCGGCGGACATTTAGGCACCACCCAACTGTGGCTTCTCGGTGATGTAGACACCGTCTTGGAACACGCGCTGGTCTTTGTCCTTCACGCGCGTGAGCTGTTCGATGTCTGCGGCGGTCTGTCCGACGTCCTCTTTCGAGGGGCCGGACAGCGTGATCTCTTCGCCGTCGACCTGTACTTCTGTCGCGCCGCGAATCTTCGCGCGGCGCGGCGACTTCTCGCCGAGGAAGTTCTCGATGACGACCTCGCTCCCTTCCACGTTCACCTGCATCGGGAAGTGGGCGTAGAAGACTTCCATCTTGTACTCCCACCCCTCGGTGACGCCGTGGAGCATGTTGGTCACGTGGCTCTCGAACGTTCCTACCGTGGCGTTCGTCTTCGCGTCGGTGTTTTCGGATTCGATGACGACCTGACCGTCATCGACGCCGACGCTGATGTCGGGGTACCAAAGCGTCTTCGTGACGCTGCCGTTCGGTCCCTCCACGGTGAGATCGAGGTTCTTCACCTCGGCCGAGACGTCGTCCGGAATGTCGATTTCGATTCTGTTCATGGTCTCAGTAGACG is a window of Halopelagius longus DNA encoding:
- a CDS encoding 50S ribosomal protein L30; protein product: MQAIVQLRGDVNMSDAVRDTLKMLNVHSVNHCTFVPETETYRGMITKVNDYVAHGEPTVDAVETVLRKRAEPEEGSADVDDEWVSENTDYDDLSALAQALVDEETTLREQGVSPVLRLHPPRGGHRGQKHVTKEGGQLGKHTTEQINELLEDMR
- a CDS encoding 50S ribosomal protein L32e, yielding MSADEIQELEDISGVGPSKAEALREAGYETIEDVKAASQSELADVEGVGNALAARIKADVGGLEVQEETEAEVEDEGEEEAEAEEDVETELRPRGHADKTPELDDEKAAALAQKHREGKPAFRRQDYHKKKRTPESWRKPRGGLSKQRRGIKGKGPKVEAGFRSPKAARDLHPSGFEEVHVHNTDDLEGVDPATEAVRIASGVGARKRERIEEEAEEREIRVLNPTYVEVEVSEE
- a CDS encoding 50S ribosomal protein L18, translating into MATGPRYKVPMRRRREVRTDYHQRLRLLKSGKPRLVARVSNKHVRAQLISPGPDGDTTHAAASSEDLEEYGWEAPTGNIPSAYLTGYLAGLRARDAGLEEAVLDIGLNTATPGNKVFAVQEGAIDAGLEIPHNEAVLADWSRNRGEHIAEYAEQLDEPLYSGDFDATELPEHFDEVLARLQEDE
- a CDS encoding uL15m family ribosomal protein; the encoded protein is MTSKKRRQRGSRTHGGGTHKNRRGAGHRGGRGRAGRAKHEFHNYEPLGKHGFKRPEDAQDTVVEVKVQKLDEDAALLAADGVAEQDGDAYHIDARDVAEDGYEADVVKVLGGGQVRQELHVVADAFTAGAVELIESADGSAELSERAEKAAEDEVEEDNNTDEEGSEE
- a CDS encoding 30S ribosomal protein S5, translating into MSQRNDNGWEPRTRLGRMVQNGDVTSMDQALETGLPLKESEIVDQLLPGLDDEVLDINMVQRMTDSGRRVKFRCVVAVGNRDGYLGYAEARDDQVGSAIQKAIGVAKLNMIKVDRGSGSWEDSAGGVNSLTRKATGKAGSVTVEIMPAPQGLGLAAAETVRNILELAGVQDAWTRSNGNTRTTVNLAKATYNALQNASQSRVPRRARRVQQEADE
- a CDS encoding 50S ribosomal protein L6, which gives rise to MNRIEIDIPDDVSAEVKNLDLTVEGPNGSVTKTLWYPDISVGVDDGQVVIESENTDAKTNATVGTFESHVTNMLHGVTEGWEYKMEVFYAHFPMQVNVEGSEVVIENFLGEKSPRRAKIRGATEVQVDGEEITLSGPSKEDVGQTAADIEQLTRVKDKDQRVFQDGVYITEKPQLGGA
- a CDS encoding 50S ribosomal protein L19e; translated protein: MTDLKAQRRMAADVLDVGKSRIWFDPEEQAEIAEAITREDIRELVDQGTIRVEDAKGNSKGRARERAEKRAYGHRKGPGSRKGKSGGRKNRKDEWVSRIRAQRRRLKELRDDGPLTPTQYRTLYNKASGGEFDSVDRLEAYIRNNYDVEI